From the Endozoicomonas sp. Mp262 genome, the window TGCCAGCCATAACTCTTAATCAGTTGGACAGTGGGGTTGTCAGCATAAAGACTGTCCAGAAGAATAACGAACTTTAGACGTGGGTGATGCTCTCGTATGGTGGCAAACAACCGTTTAATGGCATTTTTTTCACAGTCATTTTTGGTCGAACCGTCCTGGCAAACTATGGCTTCCGGTGCCAATGGCAAGACTGTTTTTTGATCCGGGTGAGCAATGCATGCTGCCATTAACTGGTGGTAGTGAGCTTCGTTGGCCTTTCCCTTATTTTTAGTACAGCACTCCTGACAAGGTTTTTTATTATTGCAGGAGTAAAATAGCCCAGTTCCATCGATCGGGAGCAAGTAGTGATTTTTCAAGTTCCCGCAGTGAAATTCGAATGCCTTCAGTAATCCGCCCCTTTGGACGTTAGACAGCAATGTCTTAAAAGGCTTTTTGAACTCTACGGGATCTATTGGATCCAGGATTTCCCGCATACTGGTATCACAGGGAGCACGTTTTTTTATCTGATACAGGTGCTCAAGGTTATGCCTTACTTCTTGCTCTGTTTTATCACGCTCAAACGAGAGGAGCGATGGGTACTTGAGATGCATCATGGCAAAAGCGGACATGGAGGCATCATGTATTGTTATTTTTCTGGAATCCTTGTTTGGTCGGACATCTGGAATTTGCTCATAACTTTCAGAAATCGTAGTAATTAAACTGTTTGCACAAAGATGCTTACGACTTTTTTGGAATGGATAAGCCATGAGAGACAGCCATTGATAAAGTATCCCTATCAAAAGTAGACGTTATTTTGTGCGAAATCACTCCATTTGGAATTTACTGTAAGCCTTGCTGTTGCAGTGATTTAATTGATGTCACGGGAATAGCTGGAATAGCATGGATT encodes:
- a CDS encoding transposase, which gives rise to MAYPFQKSRKHLCANSLITTISESYEQIPDVRPNKDSRKITIHDASMSAFAMMHLKYPSLLSFERDKTEQEVRHNLEHLYQIKKRAPCDTSMREILDPIDPVEFKKPFKTLLSNVQRGGLLKAFEFHCGNLKNHYLLPIDGTGLFYSCNNKKPCQECCTKNKGKANEAHYHQLMAACIAHPDQKTVLPLAPEAIVCQDGSTKNDCEKNAIKRLFATIREHHPRLKFVILLDSLYADNPTVQLIKSYGWHYIIVAKDGNHASLVEAMDELDKEGKVHRAEKVNEETGIKWWFRYANDVRLNKAKYAEQVNVLDFVETDKKGKQHIWCWVTDIPLNEETIEPVMKGGRCRWHIENQTFNTLKNQGYDLEHNYGHGEKHLATNLAYLTMLAFLVDQIQELCCPQFQEALRTRSKGVRIALWKWIQGYFLHWLIKTWEGLFYTVTHGIEEKRVIPFDTS